In one Methanobrevibacter arboriphilus genomic region, the following are encoded:
- a CDS encoding TatD family hydrolase → MIDIHCHVDFEQFNNDREEIIKRAKKKLSAIINSGTSIEGNERALNLSKQNPNFIYPTFGFHPVSSGQISDKDLNLSIDQMKNHMDEILAIGEVGMDYFYVKDKSERAKQAETFKKFIELANEYKKPLLIHARDCERKAFNIVKEYDDIPSVIFHCYSGSLKTAKKLIDEGYYTSISTMICYSKHHQDLFKEIPIENILTETDSPYLAPNREDRNEPSNVLYVASKLAEIKEESVDNIDKVTEKNAKNVFKI, encoded by the coding sequence ATGATAGATATTCATTGTCATGTTGATTTTGAGCAATTTAATAATGATAGGGAAGAAATAATTAAAAGAGCTAAGAAAAAACTTTCTGCAATTATAAACTCTGGAACTAGTATTGAAGGAAACGAAAGAGCTTTAAACCTTTCAAAACAAAATCCTAATTTTATTTACCCTACTTTTGGTTTCCATCCAGTTAGTTCTGGACAGATTAGTGATAAAGATTTAAATCTGTCTATCGATCAAATGAAAAATCATATGGATGAAATATTAGCCATTGGTGAGGTTGGTATGGATTATTTTTATGTTAAAGATAAATCTGAAAGAGCTAAACAAGCTGAAACATTTAAAAAATTCATAGAATTAGCTAATGAATATAAAAAACCTCTTCTTATACATGCTAGGGATTGTGAAAGAAAGGCATTTAATATAGTGAAAGAATATGATGATATTCCTAGTGTTATATTTCATTGTTATAGTGGTAGTTTAAAAACAGCTAAAAAATTAATTGATGAAGGTTATTATACATCAATTTCAACCATGATTTGTTATTCAAAACACCATCAAGATTTGTTTAAAGAAATACCAATCGAAAACATCTTAACTGAAACTGATAGTCCTTATCTTGCTCCAAACAGGGAAGATAGAAATGAACCATCTAATGTTTTGTATGTTGCTTCGAAATTAGCTGAAATTAAAGAAGAATCAGTTGATAATATTGATAAAGTAACTGAAAAAAATGCTAAAAATGTTTTTAAAATTTAA